In Acidimicrobiia bacterium, a single genomic region encodes these proteins:
- a CDS encoding glycosyltransferase family 2 protein — protein MITRVRVVVLCWNNQDVLPRCVEHLLATQWPEGELEIVVVDNGSHDGSVDHWTERYPDVRLIPAGRNLGFAAGVNTGLRDLGEVEAIALVNSDAFVDPGWLSPLAAALNADSAIGAASPKILFTSPDPSGHARINNAGNEIGATWEPRDRGYGETDRGQYDQAEDIWGWCGAAVLLRRRYFDEIGPFDEGLFMYCEDVDLSWRGRRAGWRYRYVPTSVVHHQHRGSSGGERTPLLDHLNRRNRLVVVSRHGGARGRAVAWSRALGGIGAGLGKDILRPLLRRHQPEVAGVRRRVRAMIDAARILGGGHPPLP, from the coding sequence GTGATCACACGGGTGCGAGTGGTGGTGCTGTGCTGGAACAACCAGGACGTCTTGCCGCGTTGTGTCGAACACCTCCTCGCCACGCAATGGCCGGAAGGGGAACTCGAGATCGTGGTGGTCGACAACGGCTCCCACGACGGATCTGTCGACCACTGGACCGAGCGCTATCCCGACGTGCGCCTGATCCCCGCCGGCCGCAACCTCGGCTTCGCCGCCGGCGTAAACACCGGTCTCCGCGATCTTGGCGAGGTGGAGGCCATCGCGCTGGTGAACTCCGATGCCTTCGTGGACCCAGGGTGGCTGTCCCCGCTCGCCGCGGCTCTCAACGCCGATTCGGCCATCGGAGCCGCCTCCCCCAAGATCCTCTTCACCAGCCCCGACCCGAGCGGCCACGCCCGCATCAACAACGCTGGCAACGAAATCGGCGCCACCTGGGAACCCCGCGACCGTGGCTACGGTGAGACCGACCGTGGCCAATACGACCAAGCCGAAGACATCTGGGGGTGGTGTGGTGCCGCCGTGCTGCTCCGCCGCCGCTATTTCGACGAGATCGGCCCCTTCGACGAAGGGCTCTTTATGTACTGCGAGGACGTGGACCTTTCCTGGCGGGGCCGACGTGCCGGTTGGCGGTACCGCTACGTTCCGACCTCAGTGGTGCATCACCAACACCGGGGTAGTTCCGGCGGCGAACGCACGCCCCTTCTCGACCACCTCAACCGTCGCAATCGCCTCGTGGTGGTGAGCCGACATGGTGGTGCCCGGGGACGCGCGGTGGCCTGGAGCCGAGCGTTGGGCGGAATCGGCGCGGGCCTCGGGAAGGACATCCTGCGTCCGCTCCTCCGCCGGCATCAGCCCGAGGTAGCCGGGGTCCGACGGCGAGTGCGGGCCATGATTGACGCTGCTCGAATCCTGGGTGGCGGCCACCCCCCGTTGCCGTAA
- a CDS encoding NAD-dependent epimerase/dehydratase family protein, giving the protein MRALVTGGLGFVGRHLVAHLRAMGDDVTIVDHHGSDAVDITDGPAVSAAVTKARPEVVYHLAGWADVGASWRDPVAVFRVNAEGTLHVLRACSEAGVERVLAVASADVYGVVAEDELPLTETSPLRPTSPYAASKLAAEALARQAFLGNGLGVIGVRPFNHLGPGQSEQFVAPAIAARLARAERDGTCTIPIGNLSARRDVTDVRDVVRAYRLLLERGEPGEVYNVCTGMDLAIQRLADLLVALARCPIELVIDPSLLRPVDLPVLRGDASKLRAATGWEPAIAIEQTVADLLDDMRVRVGDEAMPILEET; this is encoded by the coding sequence ATGCGAGCACTGGTTACCGGAGGTCTGGGGTTCGTTGGTCGCCACCTGGTGGCGCACCTGCGGGCCATGGGCGACGACGTCACCATTGTCGACCATCACGGTTCCGATGCGGTGGACATCACAGACGGACCCGCAGTGAGCGCGGCCGTGACCAAGGCCCGCCCCGAGGTGGTGTACCACCTCGCCGGATGGGCCGATGTGGGGGCATCCTGGCGGGATCCGGTGGCCGTGTTCAGGGTAAATGCCGAGGGCACCCTGCATGTGCTGCGGGCCTGCAGCGAGGCCGGCGTGGAGCGGGTCCTCGCCGTGGCCAGTGCCGATGTGTACGGCGTGGTAGCCGAGGACGAACTGCCCCTCACCGAGACATCCCCACTACGTCCCACCAGTCCCTACGCCGCCTCGAAACTGGCGGCCGAGGCCCTCGCCCGGCAGGCCTTCCTCGGCAACGGACTCGGGGTGATCGGAGTGCGGCCGTTCAACCACCTCGGCCCCGGACAGTCGGAGCAGTTCGTCGCCCCGGCCATCGCTGCCCGTCTCGCCCGAGCCGAGCGAGACGGCACCTGCACCATCCCCATCGGCAACCTTTCCGCCCGACGGGATGTGACCGATGTACGCGACGTGGTGCGGGCCTACCGCCTACTCCTGGAACGGGGCGAACCAGGTGAGGTCTACAACGTCTGCACGGGGATGGACCTAGCCATCCAACGCCTGGCCGACCTGCTCGTGGCCCTGGCTCGATGCCCGATCGAACTGGTCATCGACCCGTCGCTTCTGCGGCCGGTAGACCTCCCCGTTCTGCGCGGTGACGCGTCGAAATTGCGGGCCGCCACCGGCTGGGAACCGGCCATCGCCATCGAACAAACCGTGGCCGACCTGCTCGATGACATGCGCGTCCGGGTGGGCGATGAAGCCATGCCGATACTGGAGGAAACTTGA
- the gmd gene encoding GDP-mannose 4,6-dehydratase has translation MTNRALITGITGQDGSYLAELLLDKGYEVVGMVRRSSTTNFERIAHLQDRIELDPYTSSGDLLDEASLISILRDCRPTEVYNLAAQSFVQTSFKQPVLTGEITALGVTRLLDAIRIVDPSIRFYQASSSEMFGKVQQVPQNEDTPFYPRSPYGVAKLYGHWITVNYRESYGLHASSGILFNHESPRRGHEFLPRKVTHTVARIKLGQAQTLALGNLDAERDWGYTGDYVEAMWRMLQQDEPDDYVISTGQTHSVRQFCEIAFEHAGLQWEDHVTLDEKFMRPSEVDLLIGDSTKARAVLGWAPRTSFEDLVTMMVDADIALLSGRLRGIS, from the coding sequence TTGACAAACCGAGCGCTCATTACGGGCATCACCGGGCAGGACGGGTCGTACCTCGCCGAGTTACTCCTCGACAAGGGCTACGAGGTGGTGGGGATGGTGCGCCGCAGCAGCACCACGAACTTTGAACGCATCGCCCACCTGCAGGATCGCATCGAACTCGACCCCTACACCTCCTCGGGCGACCTACTCGACGAAGCATCCCTCATCTCGATCCTCCGGGATTGCCGGCCTACCGAGGTGTACAACCTCGCTGCGCAGTCCTTCGTGCAGACATCGTTTAAACAACCGGTGCTCACCGGGGAGATCACTGCGCTCGGCGTTACCCGCCTCCTCGACGCCATCCGCATCGTCGATCCCTCCATCCGCTTCTACCAGGCCAGTTCGAGCGAGATGTTCGGCAAGGTCCAGCAGGTGCCCCAGAACGAGGACACGCCCTTCTACCCCCGTTCGCCCTACGGCGTAGCCAAGCTCTACGGCCATTGGATCACCGTGAACTATCGCGAGTCCTACGGCCTGCATGCCTCCAGCGGCATCCTGTTCAACCACGAGTCGCCGCGTCGCGGGCACGAATTCCTGCCGCGCAAGGTGACCCACACGGTGGCTCGCATCAAGCTGGGACAGGCTCAGACCCTGGCCCTGGGGAACCTCGATGCCGAACGGGACTGGGGCTACACCGGTGATTACGTAGAGGCGATGTGGCGGATGCTCCAGCAGGACGAACCTGACGACTACGTGATCTCCACCGGCCAGACCCACTCCGTCCGCCAGTTCTGTGAGATCGCGTTCGAACATGCCGGTCTGCAATGGGAGGACCACGTGACGCTCGACGAGAAGTTCATGCGACCATCTGAGGTGGACCTGTTGATCGGCGACTCGACGAAGGCCCGGGCTGTGCTGGGCTGGGCCCCCCGCACCAGTTTTGAAGATCTCGTCACGATGATGGTCGACGCCGACATCGCCCTGCTGAGCGGCCGCCTTCGGGGGATCAGCTGA
- a CDS encoding 2-phospho-L-lactate transferase yields the protein MITVLAGGVGAARLLAGLVRVVPPAEITAIVNVGDDVELHGLHVSPDLDTVTYTVAGAIDPERGWGLAGETWHAMEALGRYPSSVAWFNLGDRDLATHLFRTDRRRAGASLSQICGEIAQAWDLGIHLLPVTNDRLQTRVTIADGTEIGFQEYFVQRQHSVAVTAVRFDGAEAARPAPGVIEGIATAQRVIIAPSNPLVSIAPVLAVAGVEEAVRARRADTVAVSPIIAGAALKGPADRLLRELGHECSVVGVARLYAPIAATLVVDEADADQLDAVQAEGIRCVVAPTIMRDGPAAAALGRVVLGL from the coding sequence CTGATCACCGTCCTGGCCGGGGGGGTGGGGGCAGCCCGCCTGTTGGCCGGTCTCGTGAGGGTGGTCCCGCCCGCCGAGATCACAGCCATCGTGAACGTGGGCGACGATGTCGAACTCCACGGCTTGCATGTGAGTCCCGACCTCGACACCGTGACCTATACCGTGGCTGGCGCCATCGACCCCGAACGCGGCTGGGGCCTCGCCGGTGAGACCTGGCATGCCATGGAGGCCCTCGGGCGGTACCCGAGCTCAGTGGCCTGGTTCAACCTGGGCGACCGTGACCTTGCCACCCACTTGTTCCGCACCGACCGGCGGCGCGCCGGCGCTTCGCTATCGCAGATCTGCGGGGAAATCGCCCAGGCGTGGGATCTGGGCATCCACCTGTTGCCCGTCACCAACGACCGGCTCCAAACGAGGGTCACGATCGCCGATGGCACCGAGATCGGCTTCCAGGAGTACTTCGTGCAGCGGCAGCACTCGGTAGCGGTGACCGCCGTGCGCTTCGACGGCGCCGAAGCGGCCCGCCCCGCCCCCGGCGTGATCGAGGGCATCGCCACCGCCCAACGGGTGATCATCGCCCCGTCTAACCCTCTCGTGTCGATCGCGCCGGTCCTCGCTGTTGCGGGCGTTGAGGAAGCGGTTCGGGCCCGCCGGGCCGACACGGTGGCCGTGTCGCCGATCATCGCCGGGGCCGCGCTCAAAGGCCCCGCCGATCGACTCCTGCGGGAACTCGGCCACGAGTGCAGCGTGGTGGGAGTGGCCCGCCTCTACGCTCCGATTGCCGCCACGCTGGTGGTGGACGAAGCCGATGCCGATCAACTGGACGCGGTGCAAGCCGAGGGGATCCGCTGCGTGGTGGCCCCCACAATCATGCGCGACGGCCCGGCCGCCGCCGCACTCGGACGGGTGGTGCTAGGCCTATGA
- the cofE gene encoding coenzyme F420-0:L-glutamate ligase: MSLEVFPIQGIPEVRGGDDLAGLIAAAEPDLRDGDVVVVTQKVVSKAEGAMALIDADDPRGHKALVEKESVRIVRRRGELLISETKHGFVCANAGVDLSNVDEGWAALLPADSDRSARRIRDGLRAALAVEVGVIVSDTFGRPWRRGLTDVAIGCAGIQAVVDLRGTEDSRGRILQVTEVCVVDELAGAADLVMGKATGVAAAVIRGVDPGWLGQGNVHDEIVRSPQEDLFR; encoded by the coding sequence ATGAGTCTCGAAGTGTTTCCAATCCAAGGCATTCCCGAGGTGCGCGGCGGCGATGACCTGGCGGGCCTCATTGCGGCGGCCGAGCCCGACCTGCGTGATGGCGATGTGGTGGTGGTAACCCAAAAGGTGGTGTCGAAGGCCGAAGGCGCCATGGCGCTGATCGATGCCGATGATCCTCGCGGCCACAAGGCGCTGGTGGAGAAAGAGTCGGTGCGGATCGTTCGTCGGCGGGGCGAACTCCTCATCAGTGAAACCAAGCACGGCTTCGTCTGCGCCAATGCGGGGGTTGATCTGTCCAACGTCGACGAGGGCTGGGCCGCCCTGCTTCCCGCCGACAGCGATCGCTCGGCTCGACGCATCCGCGATGGGCTACGCGCCGCCCTGGCGGTGGAGGTGGGGGTCATCGTGTCCGACACCTTCGGCCGCCCGTGGCGCCGGGGCCTCACCGACGTGGCTATTGGTTGCGCCGGGATTCAGGCGGTGGTGGACCTGCGGGGTACCGAAGACTCCCGTGGCCGCATTTTGCAGGTCACAGAGGTATGCGTGGTGGATGAACTCGCCGGGGCCGCCGATCTCGTGATGGGGAAGGCCACCGGCGTGGCCGCCGCCGTCATTCGGGGTGTCGATCCGGGATGGCTGGGGCAGGGCAACGTGCACGACGAAATCGTGCGATCACCGCAGGAGGACCTGTTCCGCTGA
- a CDS encoding NAD-dependent epimerase/dehydratase family protein, whose translation MRALVTGGAGFIGSTLVDRLLAEGHSVEVVDDLSSGSLANLAEARADRSHDLKVHQVDIREAAVVELIGRRAPEVIFHLAAQADVRVSVARPAFDAEVNVLGSINVLEGARIAGTRKVVFASSGGTIYGEPAPEDLPVKESHPQQPLSPYGVAKRVVTDYLNVYRAIHGIEFTSLAMSNIYGPRQDPHGEAGVVAIFAGLLIEGRPCTIFGDGTQTRDFVYVDDAVDAFVRAAEKGSGLLCNIGTGVETSVNELYAALAAAAGVSEAAVMAPARPGELARSALDPGRAAIHLGWEPWTDLATGTAEVLRWFGAQ comes from the coding sequence ATGCGGGCACTAGTGACGGGTGGAGCGGGCTTCATCGGATCGACCTTGGTGGATCGACTGCTGGCCGAGGGGCATAGCGTCGAAGTGGTCGACGACCTCTCCAGCGGCTCCCTGGCCAATCTGGCCGAGGCCCGAGCCGACCGTTCCCATGACCTCAAGGTCCATCAGGTCGACATCCGTGAAGCCGCGGTGGTGGAACTCATTGGACGTCGAGCACCCGAGGTGATCTTTCACCTCGCCGCCCAGGCCGACGTGCGGGTGTCGGTGGCCCGACCGGCCTTTGACGCCGAAGTGAACGTGCTCGGCAGCATCAATGTGCTGGAAGGCGCCCGTATCGCCGGTACTCGTAAGGTGGTGTTCGCCTCCAGCGGCGGGACGATCTACGGGGAACCGGCGCCGGAGGACCTACCGGTGAAGGAGTCGCATCCGCAGCAGCCGTTGTCGCCCTACGGCGTAGCCAAGCGCGTGGTCACTGATTATCTCAACGTCTACCGGGCGATCCACGGGATCGAGTTCACCTCGTTGGCCATGTCCAACATCTACGGTCCGCGCCAGGACCCGCATGGCGAGGCCGGAGTGGTGGCCATTTTTGCGGGCCTGCTGATCGAGGGCCGACCCTGCACGATCTTTGGTGATGGCACGCAGACGCGCGATTTCGTTTATGTGGACGACGCCGTCGACGCCTTTGTCAGGGCGGCCGAGAAGGGCAGCGGTCTGCTCTGCAACATTGGTACGGGCGTGGAGACGTCGGTGAACGAACTGTACGCGGCGTTGGCGGCGGCGGCGGGGGTGAGTGAGGCGGCGGTGATGGCGCCCGCCCGCCCAGGCGAACTGGCCCGCAGTGCGCTCGATCCAGGCCGAGCCGCTATTCACCTCGGATGGGAACCGTGGACGGATCTGGCCACGGGGACCGCCGAGGTGCTGCGCTGGTTCGGCGCGCAGTAG
- a CDS encoding NDP-sugar synthase, translating to MQAVLLVGGFGTRLRPLTNTTPKQMLPVGHRPMIERVLEHLCDHGVERAVLSLGYRPDAFQDAYPDGCCAGVALHYAIESEPLDTAGAIRFAAIDGGVTERFLVVNGDVLTDLDIGALVAFHEVSGAEGTIALHAVEDPSAFGVVPTEADGRVTAFIEKPPRHQAPTNRINAGTYVLEPSVLDRIAPGGPVNVERVTFPAMVADRTLFALDGDAYWIDAGTPTTYLAANLDLLNGRRSRESGIHPEAHIDGEVVTSVVGSGAHVGLGATVENSVVFPGAHIDSGAQVRDTIIGTRASIGSGAVLEAGTVVGDEAIVPPGAVLRGVRIPDET from the coding sequence GTGCAGGCAGTTCTCCTCGTCGGGGGCTTCGGTACTCGGCTACGCCCTCTCACGAACACGACCCCCAAGCAGATGCTGCCGGTGGGCCACCGGCCCATGATCGAGCGGGTCCTTGAGCACCTGTGCGACCACGGCGTGGAGCGCGCCGTGCTGTCGCTGGGGTACCGGCCTGATGCGTTCCAGGATGCCTACCCCGATGGATGCTGCGCCGGAGTGGCGTTGCACTACGCCATCGAATCTGAGCCGCTCGACACGGCGGGAGCCATTCGGTTCGCGGCGATTGATGGCGGTGTAACGGAGCGCTTCCTGGTGGTCAACGGCGACGTGCTGACCGATCTGGACATCGGTGCCCTGGTGGCGTTCCATGAGGTATCAGGAGCCGAGGGCACCATCGCGCTGCACGCAGTGGAGGATCCCTCCGCTTTTGGGGTGGTACCTACCGAGGCCGATGGTCGGGTGACCGCCTTCATCGAGAAACCGCCCCGTCATCAAGCCCCTACCAATCGGATCAACGCCGGCACCTATGTGCTGGAGCCGTCGGTGCTCGATCGCATCGCCCCCGGCGGGCCGGTGAACGTGGAGCGGGTCACCTTTCCCGCCATGGTGGCTGATCGCACGCTTTTCGCCCTCGATGGCGATGCCTACTGGATCGATGCGGGCACCCCCACCACCTATTTGGCCGCCAATCTCGATCTTCTCAACGGTCGGCGTTCCCGGGAGTCGGGTATTCACCCTGAGGCCCACATCGACGGTGAGGTTGTCACTTCGGTGGTGGGATCCGGTGCCCATGTGGGCCTGGGCGCCACGGTGGAGAACTCGGTGGTGTTCCCAGGCGCCCACATCGATTCGGGAGCCCAGGTGCGGGATACCATCATTGGAACCCGGGCGTCGATTGGCTCGGGGGCGGTGCTCGAAGCGGGCACCGTCGTGGGTGATGAGGCCATCGTGCCGCCGGGGGCCGTGCTCCGGGGCGTGCGGATTCCCGACGAGACCTAG
- a CDS encoding glycosyltransferase family 1 protein, translating into MTIKVGINLLWLVPGEVGGSEESTVASLLGLAALAAPDLDVVLFVSASFAAAYPEVVAAFPTRVWRGSGRSRARRILAESTWLAGRSGGLDVIHHAGGTVPLRRRCPCVVTLHDLQPLERRATHGAGKRAYLRMSIPASVRAARLVITPSEFVRRSLISRFDTDPAGVVAVPHGVGVPPVVSAPADVINRYSITGPMVLYPAITYPHKNHRTLLEAFAVVVVHHPDAILVLPGGQGSEEAAVRVRTEALGLSGSVRRVGRISSADLAGLYGLATVVAVPSRYEGFGLPAVEAMAHGVALVAANVTALAEVVGDAGVLVDPDDPAAWARAISALLAHPDQREELAEAGRHRADRYGAEANAEGMAGVYRRAARMT; encoded by the coding sequence ATGACCATCAAGGTGGGGATCAACCTGTTGTGGCTCGTGCCCGGGGAGGTGGGAGGCAGCGAGGAGTCCACCGTGGCGAGCCTGCTGGGCCTCGCCGCCCTCGCGGCGCCCGATCTCGACGTGGTTCTGTTTGTCTCGGCGTCCTTTGCGGCCGCCTATCCAGAGGTGGTGGCGGCCTTCCCCACGCGGGTGTGGCGGGGGTCGGGGCGGTCGCGCGCTCGACGGATCCTGGCCGAATCCACCTGGCTGGCTGGCCGCAGTGGGGGTCTAGACGTCATCCACCACGCCGGCGGCACCGTGCCCTTGCGGCGCCGCTGCCCGTGCGTAGTGACCCTGCACGATCTCCAACCCCTCGAGCGCCGCGCCACCCATGGCGCTGGTAAGCGGGCCTACTTGCGGATGTCGATCCCGGCTTCGGTGCGGGCGGCTCGGCTGGTGATTACCCCCAGTGAGTTCGTCAGGCGCTCGCTTATTTCGCGTTTCGACACTGATCCCGCCGGTGTGGTGGCCGTGCCGCACGGGGTGGGGGTGCCCCCGGTGGTGAGCGCGCCCGCCGATGTGATCAATCGCTATTCGATCACCGGGCCGATGGTGCTCTACCCCGCCATCACCTACCCCCATAAAAACCACCGCACCCTACTGGAGGCGTTTGCGGTGGTAGTGGTCCATCACCCCGATGCGATCCTCGTGCTGCCCGGTGGTCAGGGCAGCGAGGAGGCGGCGGTACGGGTTCGGACCGAAGCGCTCGGGTTGAGCGGATCGGTGCGCCGGGTGGGTCGTATTTCCTCGGCCGATCTGGCCGGTTTGTACGGCCTGGCGACGGTAGTGGCGGTGCCATCGCGCTACGAGGGGTTCGGGCTTCCGGCGGTGGAGGCGATGGCGCATGGGGTGGCGCTGGTGGCGGCCAACGTCACCGCTTTGGCCGAGGTAGTAGGCGACGCCGGTGTGCTGGTGGACCCCGACGACCCCGCCGCGTGGGCCCGGGCCATCAGCGCGTTGCTGGCCCACCCCGACCAACGGGAGGAACTCGCCGAGGCGGGGCGTCATCGGGCCGATCGTTATGGGGCCGAGGCCAATGCGGAGGGGATGGCCGGGGTGTATCGCCGCGCCGCCCGGATGACCTGA
- a CDS encoding glycosyltransferase family 1 protein — MRVAVTLEQCWHRVPGGSARATLDAIAAVAQRGGVEQVGVSAWHRQPPPLAWRAPIGVRALPLPRLALYDTWQRWRLPLVERATGAVDVVHATAHVASASVAPMVATVHDLHFLHEPTHFTARGIRLFTRFLAIVRDEAAIVVCPSEATRHDCRAAGIDDSRIRITPWATAVAAVGDTEVARVRAAYGLGDPFVLFAGTVEPRKNLARLAEAHRRLGDRQVPLVVVGPDGWGEDLPSAGVRRLGFVPRADLNALYAAAAVVAYPSLREGFGLPVLEAMAQGAVVVTSATTATAEVAGPAALLVDPLDADAIAGALRQALDDPALCGRLREAAVARAATFTWERTADALVSAYAAAAATA, encoded by the coding sequence ATGCGAGTTGCCGTCACCCTCGAGCAGTGTTGGCACCGAGTGCCCGGCGGAAGTGCCCGCGCCACCTTGGATGCCATCGCCGCCGTAGCTCAGCGTGGCGGGGTGGAGCAGGTGGGCGTGAGCGCCTGGCATCGGCAGCCGCCCCCGTTGGCTTGGCGGGCCCCGATCGGCGTGCGAGCCCTTCCCCTGCCCCGCCTGGCCCTCTACGACACGTGGCAGCGTTGGCGGCTTCCGTTGGTGGAGCGGGCCACCGGTGCGGTCGACGTTGTACACGCCACAGCCCATGTGGCCTCGGCATCGGTTGCCCCGATGGTGGCCACGGTGCACGACCTGCACTTCCTGCACGAACCCACACACTTCACCGCCCGGGGCATTCGCCTCTTTACCCGCTTTCTGGCCATCGTGCGGGACGAAGCGGCCATCGTGGTGTGCCCATCGGAGGCCACGCGCCACGACTGTCGGGCGGCGGGTATCGACGATTCCCGGATCCGGATTACCCCCTGGGCCACTGCGGTGGCCGCCGTGGGAGACACCGAGGTGGCCCGGGTGCGGGCCGCCTACGGGTTAGGGGATCCCTTCGTATTGTTCGCCGGTACGGTGGAGCCGCGCAAGAACCTCGCGCGTCTGGCCGAGGCCCACCGCCGACTCGGTGACCGCCAAGTGCCTCTAGTGGTGGTGGGCCCGGACGGATGGGGCGAGGATCTTCCCTCGGCGGGAGTTCGCCGCCTGGGCTTCGTGCCCCGGGCCGATCTGAACGCTCTCTACGCGGCGGCGGCGGTGGTGGCCTATCCCTCCCTGCGCGAGGGTTTTGGCCTGCCGGTGCTCGAAGCCATGGCGCAAGGGGCAGTGGTGGTTACCTCGGCAACCACCGCTACCGCAGAGGTGGCAGGACCGGCGGCGTTGTTAGTGGACCCGCTGGATGCTGATGCCATCGCGGGGGCCCTTCGTCAGGCCCTTGATGATCCGGCGCTCTGCGGCCGCTTGCGGGAAGCGGCGGTGGCCCGAGCCGCCACTTTCACCTGGGAGCGCACCGCTGATGCCCTGGTCTCGGCGTACGCGGCGGCGGCTGCTACCGCATGA
- a CDS encoding NAD-dependent epimerase/dehydratase family protein: MKVLVTGSAGLIGSEAVEFFDALGFDVHGIDNNMRANFFGPGGDTTWNRQRLEASCRRYTHHDLDIRDRLGLEKLFQRNAYELVIHAAAQPSHDLAALRPFDDFDVNAGGTLNLLEAAHRHTPDAVFITVSTNKVYGDNPNKIPMTEHETRWDYADPAFAEGIAETMSIDGCLHSVFGASKVAADLMTQEYGRYFGLRTGTFRGGCLTGPHHAGVPLHGFLSYLVHTALIGTNYTILGYQGKQVRDQIHSADVIGAFWAFAQNPRAGEFYNLGGGRPNAASILECVELIAEASGGRRPTLTYDPTHRVGDHICYYTDMGKFREHYPEWVQQHDLPAIVDEMVTNAIARLD, from the coding sequence ATGAAGGTCCTCGTCACTGGCAGTGCCGGCCTCATCGGCTCCGAGGCCGTCGAGTTTTTCGACGCGCTGGGCTTTGATGTGCACGGAATCGACAACAACATGCGGGCCAACTTCTTCGGGCCGGGCGGCGACACCACCTGGAACCGGCAGCGCCTTGAGGCATCGTGCCGGCGCTACACCCACCATGACCTCGACATCCGCGACCGTCTCGGCCTGGAGAAACTATTTCAGCGCAACGCCTACGAATTGGTGATCCACGCGGCCGCCCAACCCAGCCACGACCTCGCCGCCCTCCGGCCCTTCGACGACTTCGACGTGAACGCCGGTGGCACCCTGAACTTGTTGGAGGCAGCCCACCGCCACACTCCCGATGCCGTGTTCATCACCGTGTCCACCAACAAGGTCTACGGCGACAACCCCAACAAGATTCCGATGACCGAACACGAAACACGCTGGGATTACGCCGACCCTGCCTTCGCCGAGGGTATCGCCGAGACGATGTCGATCGATGGCTGCCTGCACTCGGTCTTCGGCGCCTCCAAGGTGGCGGCCGACTTGATGACCCAGGAGTACGGCCGCTATTTCGGGCTGCGCACCGGCACGTTTCGAGGCGGTTGTCTGACCGGCCCGCATCACGCCGGTGTGCCCCTCCATGGGTTCCTCAGCTACCTCGTGCACACCGCCCTGATCGGCACCAACTACACGATCTTGGGCTACCAGGGGAAGCAGGTACGGGATCAGATCCACTCGGCCGATGTCATCGGTGCATTCTGGGCGTTTGCCCAGAACCCCCGGGCGGGCGAGTTCTACAACCTCGGCGGCGGCCGCCCCAACGCCGCCAGCATCCTCGAGTGCGTGGAACTCATCGCCGAGGCCTCCGGGGGCCGGCGCCCCACCCTGACCTACGACCCCACGCACCGGGTTGGGGATCACATCTGCTACTACACCGATATGGGGAAATTCCGGGAGCACTACCCCGAGTGGGTGCAGCAACACGACCTACCGGCCATCGTGGACGAGATGGTGACCAACGCCATCGCGCGCCTCGACTGA